From the Hydrogenobacter sp. genome, one window contains:
- a CDS encoding iron-sulfur cluster assembly scaffold protein, translating to MFEYSEKVLDHFLNPRNVGVLENANAIGQCGNPACGDAMLFTLKVNPENDVIEDVRFKTFGCGSAIAVSSQLTEMIKGKPISYALNLTYKDIFDELGGLPPQKIHCTNLGLETLHVAIKDYLLKQGRIEEAEKIPGCYEEEEEESKEFEFLST from the coding sequence ATGTTTGAATACAGCGAGAAGGTACTTGATCACTTTTTAAACCCCAGAAATGTGGGTGTATTAGAAAATGCCAACGCCATAGGTCAGTGCGGTAACCCTGCCTGTGGTGACGCTATGCTTTTTACACTCAAGGTGAATCCTGAAAACGATGTGATAGAAGATGTAAGGTTTAAGACCTTTGGATGTGGTTCTGCCATAGCAGTTTCCTCACAGCTAACCGAGATGATAAAGGGTAAACCCATAAGCTACGCTCTGAACCTAACTTATAAGGATATCTTCGATGAGCTTGGAGGACTTCCCCCTCAGAAGATACACTGTACAAACCTGGGACTTGAGACCCTCCATGTTGCCATAAAGGATTACCTTCTCAAACAGGGAAGGATAGAAGAAGCTGAAAAAATACCTGGATGTTACGAAGAGGAGGAGGAAGAAAGTAAGGAGTTTGAGTTTCTTTCTACATGA
- a CDS encoding sulfurtransferase TusA family protein, translating into MNLEDIKPDVVHDVVGTFCPVPIAETSKVMKGMKLGEVLELIADDPGVIEDIPAWCNATGQEFLGMYEEDGEYHLFVRKVKEL; encoded by the coding sequence ATGAACTTAGAGGATATAAAACCGGATGTGGTGCATGACGTTGTAGGCACTTTCTGTCCAGTACCTATAGCCGAAACATCAAAAGTTATGAAAGGCATGAAGCTGGGCGAAGTACTTGAGCTTATAGCTGACGACCCTGGTGTTATTGAGGACATACCTGCATGGTGCAACGCAACAGGACAGGAATTTCTCGGCATGTACGAGGAGGATGGTGAGTATCATCTATTTGTAAGAAAAGTAAAGGAACTATGA
- a CDS encoding DUF1858 domain-containing protein, with the protein MRDRITFDTNLRQLIEEQPRIRDLLYDYGLRKLEEDDITDVVLDKLTLKGFFRMMDLDDEAQGILWEKIQNLYREAED; encoded by the coding sequence ATGAGAGATAGAATAACCTTTGACACAAATCTCAGACAACTTATTGAGGAACAACCCAGGATAAGAGACCTCCTTTATGATTATGGACTGAGAAAACTTGAAGAGGATGACATAACCGATGTAGTTCTTGATAAGTTGACACTTAAAGGATTCTTCCGCATGATGGATCTGGATGACGAAGCTCAGGGAATTTTATGGGAAAAGATACAAAATTTATACAGAGAAGCGGAGGATTAA
- a CDS encoding NifU family protein codes for MMEKEYKQVEDILKKIRPALKDHHGDLKVVDIKEGNVYLQFEGGCTECPIVDASVKDVVDMAIRGNLRWVKKVEILQPRLHIG; via the coding sequence ATGATGGAAAAGGAGTACAAACAGGTGGAAGATATTTTAAAGAAGATAAGACCAGCCCTTAAGGATCATCATGGGGACCTAAAAGTAGTTGACATCAAGGAAGGGAATGTCTATTTACAGTTTGAAGGTGGTTGTACCGAATGTCCCATAGTTGATGCGAGCGTGAAAGATGTAGTTGATATGGCTATACGTGGAAACCTCAGGTGGGTCAAAAAGGTGGAGATACTTCAGCCGAGACTTCACATTGGATGA
- the aroE gene encoding shikimate dehydrogenase yields the protein MKLSGRTEVYGIVGYPVKHSLSPIFQNASFEYFCVDGVYVPFEVKPENFREAFFGLKALGVKGVNITVPFKEKAFEFCDFSDEHSALIGAVNTVKFADKIEGYNTDWIGFLKALKDTEGSIKGKKVLVLGAGGTSKAVLYALSKEDCYIFLWNRTREKALELTKKFPAELVAKPEDALDSVDIIVNTTSVGLSEDEPPLFDYDKIKEKHTVFDVIYKNTYLLRKASEKGAKVQNGLGMLIYQGVESFKIWTGLEVPISIVKESLPASVLS from the coding sequence ATGAAATTATCCGGAAGGACGGAAGTTTACGGTATAGTAGGCTATCCTGTAAAACATTCTCTGTCACCCATCTTTCAGAACGCTTCTTTTGAGTACTTTTGTGTAGATGGAGTTTATGTACCCTTTGAAGTAAAACCGGAGAATTTCAGGGAGGCTTTTTTCGGTCTCAAAGCTCTTGGGGTAAAGGGCGTAAATATCACCGTACCATTTAAGGAAAAAGCCTTTGAATTTTGTGATTTTTCGGATGAGCATTCTGCCCTTATAGGAGCTGTAAACACTGTGAAGTTCGCAGATAAAATTGAGGGGTACAATACTGACTGGATAGGTTTTTTGAAGGCTCTGAAGGATACGGAAGGAAGTATAAAAGGTAAAAAGGTGCTCGTTTTGGGTGCAGGCGGTACCTCAAAGGCTGTACTTTATGCTTTGAGCAAGGAAGATTGCTACATATTCCTATGGAATAGGACGCGTGAAAAAGCCCTTGAGCTTACCAAAAAGTTCCCTGCAGAGTTAGTAGCAAAACCTGAAGATGCACTTGATAGTGTGGATATAATAGTAAACACAACATCCGTAGGTCTATCGGAAGATGAACCTCCCCTTTTTGACTATGACAAAATAAAGGAGAAGCATACGGTTTTTGATGTAATATACAAAAACACGTACCTTTTGAGAAAGGCTTCTGAGAAAGGTGCTAAGGTCCAAAATGGTCTTGGGATGTTAATTTATCAAGGCGTAGAGAGCTTTAAGATATGGACTGGTCTGGAAGTACCCATCAGTATAGTGAAAGAAAGCTTACCCGCTTCTGTGTTATCATAA
- a CDS encoding RNA ligase partner protein, which translates to MDTFVLDTSVFTNPDVYNQFESDQLGAIENFISLASHTNASFFMPTSVYYELTKMVNLGDITPKFELVVRIRSPRKWGLMVPAEFLYEFIEDVRQRINKGLRIAEEHTKEAGKLAEEEVGRVINKLRDKYREALRAGIIDSKEDVDVLLLSYELDAILVSGDEGLRKWADKVGIKLIDPRNLRYIMESLAKVGK; encoded by the coding sequence ATGGATACTTTCGTTCTTGATACGAGCGTATTTACAAACCCGGACGTATATAACCAGTTTGAATCTGATCAGCTCGGAGCCATAGAAAACTTTATTTCTCTTGCCTCTCACACCAATGCCAGTTTTTTTATGCCTACATCCGTATATTACGAACTTACTAAGATGGTCAATTTGGGAGATATAACCCCCAAGTTTGAGCTTGTGGTAAGAATAAGATCTCCCAGGAAGTGGGGACTCATGGTACCTGCAGAATTCCTCTACGAGTTTATAGAGGATGTGAGACAGAGAATAAACAAGGGCTTGAGGATAGCTGAAGAACATACGAAGGAAGCGGGAAAGCTTGCGGAAGAAGAGGTGGGAAGAGTAATAAACAAACTCAGAGATAAATACAGAGAAGCGCTCAGGGCAGGTATAATAGATAGTAAAGAGGATGTTGATGTTCTGCTTCTTTCTTACGAACTTGATGCCATATTAGTTTCCGGTGATGAAGGTCTAAGGAAGTGGGCTGATAAGGTGGGTATAAAGCTCATAGATCCCAGAAATCTCAGATATATAATGGAGAGCCTCGCCAAGGTAGGGAAGTGA
- a CDS encoding RNA ligase, with amino-acid sequence MVDAQIVREALRKNKVKTENFKGIEYLRFTDDFKDIPRGTALFKDFVVWGYPHIGRIFQLSVGLPEQFNAPVWVEEKVDGYNTRIFLYKDEIYALTRGGYICAFTTDRVREFIKEDFFEENPDLVLCAEVAGPENPYVEESPPYIKEDIAFFVFDIMKKGEQGFLAYREKLKIIEKYGLPHVEIFGRFELTQISDIKRILKKLNDEKKEGVVFKEDSERDKRVKYITSFANINDIRITSLNILGLPADYYTNRLLRLALFIEEEQISKDERLYTEIGKAFLEGIFRACEMVRSEDKVYRTFRCRFNKKENALFFIEQIKHASAHIQIIERRLEKDGKHYLLEFDKVYLNMTGLLGHLLKGGSVID; translated from the coding sequence ATGGTAGATGCGCAAATCGTCAGAGAGGCTTTGAGAAAAAACAAGGTAAAGACAGAAAACTTTAAGGGAATTGAGTACCTCAGGTTTACCGACGACTTTAAAGATATACCTAGGGGGACTGCGCTTTTTAAAGACTTTGTGGTGTGGGGGTACCCACATATAGGGAGAATATTTCAGTTATCCGTTGGTCTTCCCGAACAGTTTAATGCACCGGTGTGGGTAGAGGAGAAGGTAGATGGATATAATACGAGGATATTTCTTTACAAAGATGAGATTTATGCTCTCACCAGAGGCGGATACATATGCGCCTTCACCACAGATAGAGTCAGGGAATTTATAAAAGAGGATTTTTTTGAAGAAAACCCAGATTTGGTGCTGTGTGCAGAGGTTGCCGGTCCTGAAAACCCATATGTGGAAGAATCACCTCCTTACATTAAGGAGGACATAGCTTTCTTTGTCTTTGACATAATGAAAAAGGGAGAACAAGGTTTTTTAGCATACAGGGAAAAGCTCAAAATCATAGAGAAGTATGGATTACCTCACGTGGAGATATTTGGAAGGTTTGAGCTAACACAGATAAGTGATATAAAACGTATACTCAAAAAGCTTAATGACGAAAAGAAGGAAGGTGTGGTGTTCAAAGAAGACTCGGAACGTGACAAGAGAGTAAAGTACATAACGAGTTTTGCCAACATAAATGATATAAGGATTACATCTTTAAACATACTGGGTTTGCCTGCCGATTACTACACAAACAGGCTTTTGAGATTGGCTCTATTTATAGAGGAAGAGCAGATCTCAAAGGATGAGAGGCTCTATACGGAGATAGGTAAGGCTTTTCTGGAAGGTATATTCAGGGCGTGTGAAATGGTGAGGTCAGAAGATAAAGTATACAGAACTTTCAGGTGCAGATTCAATAAGAAGGAAAATGCCCTTTTCTTCATTGAACAAATAAAGCATGCATCCGCACACATACAGATCATAGAAAGACGTTTAGAAAAAGATGGGAAGCATTATCTACTTGAGTTTGATAAAGTCTATCTCAACATGACGGGTCTTTTGGGACATCTCTTAAAGGGTGGATCAGTTATAGATTAA
- a CDS encoding gamma-glutamyl-gamma-aminobutyrate hydrolase family protein (Members of this family of hydrolases with an active site Cys residue belong to MEROPS family C26.), protein MRVLAIRHVHVEHLGLLEPILKDMGFELDYMDTAQGERLKRSLEDYSLIVVLGGYMGAYEEYLYPFLSYEFRLIEEALKLDVPLIGICLGSQMLAKVLGAKVYRGEKGKEIGWFEVYKRNDHIYFEEFPQRLKVFQWHGDTFDLPSGAVRVYSSEKYENQAFVYKRAVGLQFHIEVDKNMIKDWMKIYKDELEKEGINPKELLSCEGAENKNLLDIFLRRFLYTV, encoded by the coding sequence ATGAGGGTTCTGGCTATAAGACACGTACATGTAGAACACCTTGGGCTTTTGGAACCAATATTGAAGGATATGGGTTTTGAATTGGATTACATGGATACAGCCCAAGGGGAAAGACTAAAAAGATCTCTGGAAGATTATTCTCTCATCGTTGTTTTAGGAGGATACATGGGTGCATACGAGGAATATCTCTATCCCTTCCTCTCTTACGAATTTAGACTAATAGAAGAAGCCTTAAAGCTTGATGTCCCTTTGATAGGTATATGTTTGGGAAGTCAAATGTTAGCTAAGGTGCTTGGTGCAAAAGTTTACAGAGGGGAAAAGGGTAAAGAGATAGGATGGTTTGAGGTTTATAAGAGGAATGATCATATATACTTTGAAGAATTTCCGCAGAGACTCAAGGTATTCCAGTGGCACGGAGATACTTTTGACCTGCCGTCGGGGGCGGTGAGAGTGTATTCTTCGGAGAAGTACGAAAACCAAGCCTTTGTTTATAAAAGAGCTGTAGGTTTGCAGTTTCACATTGAGGTAGACAAAAACATGATAAAGGATTGGATGAAGATATACAAAGATGAGCTTGAGAAGGAAGGAATAAATCCGAAAGAACTTTTGAGTTGCGAAGGGGCTGAAAATAAAAATCTACTTGATATCTTCCTAAGAAGATTTCTATATACAGTATGA
- the nfi gene encoding deoxyribonuclease V (cleaves DNA at apurinic or apyrimidinic sites), with product MDIEELKKIQLECAKKVLKKDDFESIKTVGGIDLTFEDIKENPTKAWAGIVVLDMKTLKPVYEDVIEGVVDFPYIPTFLAFRELPLMLKLYENLKLKPDVYFIDGQGVAHPRGCGIASHFGIVTNSVSVGVAKTRLFGYHKELEGKRGSYAYLTYKGNIVGAVLRTRDNTDPIYVSVGHRISLETAVDLVLKVSLYRIPEPTRLAHNLLQKVRKNR from the coding sequence GTGGACATTGAAGAGTTGAAAAAAATACAGTTAGAATGTGCAAAGAAAGTGTTGAAAAAGGATGATTTTGAAAGCATAAAAACAGTTGGCGGTATAGACCTTACCTTTGAAGATATAAAAGAAAACCCTACAAAAGCGTGGGCGGGTATAGTAGTACTTGATATGAAAACGTTAAAACCTGTGTATGAGGATGTTATAGAGGGAGTAGTTGATTTCCCTTACATACCAACTTTTTTAGCCTTCAGAGAATTACCCCTTATGCTAAAACTCTACGAAAATCTTAAGCTAAAACCCGATGTTTATTTTATAGATGGTCAAGGCGTAGCGCATCCAAGAGGCTGTGGTATAGCATCTCACTTTGGTATAGTTACAAACAGTGTAAGTGTAGGTGTTGCCAAAACAAGACTCTTTGGTTATCACAAAGAACTGGAAGGGAAAAGGGGAAGCTATGCATACCTAACTTATAAAGGCAATATAGTAGGTGCGGTACTCAGAACGAGGGATAACACAGATCCTATTTATGTATCCGTAGGACACAGAATAAGCTTAGAAACTGCGGTTGATCTTGTACTTAAAGTTTCGCTGTATCGCATTCCCGAACCTACGAGATTAGCTCACAACCTTCTGCAAAAGGTTAGAAAAAACCGCTAA
- a CDS encoding HU family DNA-binding protein: MTRKSIVNDLWKGGDLSKKTLYSILNYIFDAISQALMESQEVKLSGFGTFKVRYTKERRGRNPRTGEIKIIRSKRTVQFKPSKKLTMKLNIFAKRGKI; the protein is encoded by the coding sequence ATGACAAGAAAAAGTATAGTAAACGATCTTTGGAAGGGTGGTGATCTCTCCAAAAAAACTCTGTACAGCATACTAAATTATATCTTTGATGCAATAAGCCAGGCTCTCATGGAAAGCCAGGAGGTAAAACTCTCGGGATTTGGAACGTTCAAAGTTAGGTATACAAAAGAAAGAAGGGGAAGAAATCCGAGGACGGGTGAGATTAAAATAATACGCTCCAAACGTACTGTTCAGTTCAAACCGAGTAAAAAACTCACGATGAAGTTGAATATATTTGCCAAAAGAGGTAAAATTTAG
- a CDS encoding S1 RNA-binding domain-containing protein — MGEFERLLEKSLEEARDIKRGEVIRCKVIKVDDRNIYVDIGYKVEGIIPREEIPNAKEGDEIKAVVTKISRGGSPILSYRRYMEEKYVHFLRSAYERGRFLTGKVRGKTDEGYIVDINGIPAFMPFSEAGRKIREGSRVVVKVIEFQSTKEGIKLKVSQRAYLVQQEKRKKERLLGKLKVGDVVEGRVIKIDPEKGITLLIQGVLRAFLPKEELSWGRDKNPYNYAEIDEKLRVKVKRIPKDGEFIFVSLRDMKENPWEKVKEKINRGDLLSARIVEFSDRGIIVEVQEGVEGFVPKEEISYDKSPNYKKGSEVKVKVLEFEPSRKRLILSIKRALPKPWEEFFKEHPSGSKVKGKVERIEGAKALVDLGNGVKGLIHRSDLSWIKPGRVEDVLKEGEEREFAVLALEGRFIKLGLKQLTPNPWELIKQKYSVGQKVMLKVKSSHPFGVFLEFPEGADGLLPLSEIPKGVELKEGMQVEAKILEISPEEGRITLSMKEEKEERREEAITTGSESGFTLGDILKKKMKL; from the coding sequence ATGGGTGAATTTGAGAGACTGCTTGAAAAAAGTCTTGAAGAAGCAAGGGATATAAAGAGGGGGGAGGTCATACGATGTAAAGTTATAAAAGTGGACGATAGAAACATATATGTGGATATAGGTTACAAGGTGGAGGGTATAATCCCGAGAGAGGAAATACCAAACGCAAAGGAGGGAGATGAGATAAAGGCTGTGGTAACTAAAATATCAAGGGGGGGCTCTCCAATTCTCTCTTACAGAAGATACATGGAAGAAAAATACGTTCACTTTCTGCGTTCAGCCTATGAAAGGGGAAGGTTTCTCACTGGAAAAGTGAGAGGAAAAACTGATGAGGGTTACATAGTTGATATAAACGGTATCCCTGCCTTCATGCCTTTTAGTGAAGCGGGTAGAAAAATCAGAGAAGGCTCAAGGGTGGTTGTAAAAGTAATAGAATTTCAAAGTACTAAGGAAGGTATAAAGCTAAAAGTATCTCAAAGGGCTTATTTGGTACAGCAGGAAAAGAGAAAAAAGGAAAGACTGTTAGGAAAGCTGAAAGTTGGTGACGTTGTTGAAGGAAGGGTAATAAAGATAGATCCTGAAAAAGGTATAACTCTCCTCATTCAAGGAGTTCTGAGAGCCTTTCTACCAAAAGAGGAGCTCTCATGGGGTAGAGACAAAAACCCATACAACTATGCGGAAATAGATGAAAAACTCAGAGTTAAGGTAAAACGCATTCCAAAGGATGGAGAGTTCATATTTGTGAGCCTTAGGGATATGAAGGAGAACCCATGGGAGAAAGTGAAAGAAAAAATAAACAGAGGGGATCTACTGTCAGCCAGAATAGTAGAGTTTTCGGACAGAGGGATCATCGTAGAGGTGCAAGAGGGTGTGGAAGGTTTTGTACCCAAAGAGGAAATATCTTACGATAAAAGCCCCAACTATAAGAAGGGTTCTGAGGTAAAGGTGAAGGTTCTTGAGTTTGAACCGTCACGTAAAAGGCTCATCCTGAGTATAAAGAGAGCGTTACCAAAACCGTGGGAAGAATTTTTCAAAGAGCATCCCTCAGGGAGCAAGGTAAAGGGTAAAGTTGAGCGTATAGAGGGGGCAAAAGCTTTGGTAGATCTGGGGAACGGTGTAAAAGGTTTGATACACAGAAGCGATCTTTCATGGATAAAGCCCGGTAGAGTTGAGGATGTGCTGAAAGAGGGAGAGGAGCGTGAATTTGCAGTTCTTGCCTTAGAGGGTAGATTTATAAAGTTAGGATTAAAACAGTTGACGCCAAATCCTTGGGAATTAATAAAGCAAAAGTACAGTGTAGGACAGAAGGTGATGTTGAAAGTGAAGTCATCACATCCTTTCGGTGTTTTTCTTGAGTTTCCCGAGGGTGCAGACGGTCTTTTACCTTTATCAGAAATACCAAAGGGTGTGGAACTAAAGGAAGGAATGCAGGTAGAAGCAAAGATCCTTGAGATATCTCCAGAGGAAGGGAGAATAACACTCAGTATGAAAGAAGAGAAAGAGGAGAGGAGGGAAGAGGCGATTACCACAGGATCGGAGAGTGGCTTCACCTTAGGTGACATACTCAAGAAAAAAATGAAACTCTAA
- the bcp gene encoding thioredoxin-dependent thiol peroxidase — MLKEGDKAPDFCLDGIGEDGKEGKFCLKDFLGKSFILYFYPKDDTPGCTQEACDFRDSMSMLYSLGVKVIGISPDDLNSHRKFREKYGLNFTLLSDPSKEVAKLYFAYGKKKMYGKETEGIIRSTFLIDEAGRIKKAWYNVKAKGHVENVLRSLKDIGT, encoded by the coding sequence ATGTTGAAAGAGGGAGATAAAGCACCCGATTTTTGTCTTGATGGCATAGGTGAGGATGGGAAAGAGGGAAAGTTCTGCCTTAAGGACTTTCTCGGAAAGTCATTTATTCTATACTTTTATCCGAAAGATGACACACCCGGATGTACTCAAGAAGCGTGTGACTTCAGGGATAGCATGTCGATGCTCTACTCTCTTGGAGTGAAGGTAATAGGCATAAGTCCGGATGATCTAAATTCCCACAGGAAATTCAGAGAAAAATACGGGCTTAACTTTACTCTTTTGAGTGATCCCTCAAAAGAAGTTGCAAAACTCTATTTTGCATACGGTAAGAAGAAGATGTACGGTAAAGAGACTGAAGGCATAATAAGAAGCACCTTTCTGATAGACGAAGCGGGAAGGATAAAGAAGGCTTGGTACAATGTGAAAGCAAAAGGGCATGTAGAGAATGTGTTGAGAAGTCTGAAAGATATTGGAACTTAA
- a CDS encoding TlpA disulfide reductase family protein, whose translation MPLKVGDKAPDFLLASYKGERCSLYETSRYALLTFYKVTCPTCQLTLPFVERMYRLYGDKITFWGIVQDSERDIGKFITKYNLTFPQLVDHPAYEVSQKYSVEVVPTLYLINPEKIVEFVSYSFVKKEIEELNTKISSLAGKEHMDVFADAEVPAFKPG comes from the coding sequence ATGCCATTAAAAGTGGGGGATAAAGCACCGGATTTCTTACTCGCTTCATACAAAGGTGAAAGGTGTTCACTTTATGAAACTTCAAGGTACGCACTGCTTACCTTTTATAAAGTTACCTGCCCTACATGTCAGCTTACGCTGCCCTTTGTAGAAAGAATGTATAGACTTTACGGTGACAAAATCACCTTCTGGGGAATAGTGCAGGATAGCGAAAGGGACATAGGTAAGTTTATCACTAAGTATAACCTTACATTCCCTCAACTCGTGGATCATCCCGCTTACGAAGTTTCCCAAAAGTACAGTGTAGAGGTCGTGCCTACTTTGTATCTCATAAATCCGGAAAAAATAGTGGAGTTTGTAAGTTACTCCTTTGTTAAAAAGGAGATAGAGGAACTAAATACAAAGATCTCTTCTTTGGCAGGAAAGGAACACATGGATGTATTTGCGGATGCGGAGGTTCCAGCTTTTAAACCTGGCTGA
- a CDS encoding YggS family pyridoxal phosphate-dependent enzyme, whose protein sequence is MACESLKEVEDRIQKACKKAGRERSQVILLGASKSVPPAKIREFYSCGLFTYGENRVQEFLRKYEELKDLAIDWHFIGKLQSNKVKYILEKVSLIHSLDRESLAQEINKRAQSLGKVQEVLIEVNVGDEETKGGIKVESILSFYECLLRYKNLKVVGLMCIPPYRKDPQEVRPYFEKLRKLKEKLELEFSTRLAHLSMGMSHDFEVAIEEGATIVRIGTLLFGERRGV, encoded by the coding sequence ATGGCTTGCGAGAGTTTAAAAGAAGTAGAAGACAGAATTCAAAAGGCATGCAAGAAAGCAGGGAGGGAAAGGTCTCAGGTCATTTTGCTTGGCGCTTCAAAAAGTGTACCTCCCGCAAAGATCAGGGAGTTTTACAGTTGCGGCCTTTTCACCTATGGAGAAAACAGAGTTCAGGAATTCTTAAGAAAATATGAAGAGCTAAAGGATCTTGCCATAGACTGGCACTTTATAGGTAAGCTTCAGAGCAATAAGGTAAAGTACATTCTGGAAAAGGTAAGTCTTATACACTCCCTTGACAGAGAGAGCTTGGCGCAAGAAATAAACAAAAGAGCTCAAAGTTTGGGCAAAGTGCAGGAGGTTCTCATAGAGGTGAACGTAGGTGATGAGGAAACGAAAGGTGGTATAAAGGTGGAAAGTATCCTTAGCTTTTATGAATGCTTGTTGAGGTATAAAAATCTTAAGGTTGTTGGTCTCATGTGTATCCCACCTTACAGGAAAGACCCCCAAGAGGTGAGACCTTACTTTGAAAAGCTCAGAAAATTAAAGGAGAAGTTGGAGCTTGAGTTTTCTACAAGGCTTGCCCATCTTTCCATGGGTATGTCTCATGACTTTGAAGTTGCTATTGAAGAAGGCGCTACCATAGTGAGAATAGGTACTTTACTTTTTGGGGAGAGAAGAGGAGTATAA
- a CDS encoding DNA double-strand break repair nuclease NurA: MFLVCEGIGVWGKYKIALRPWEIPDVSLLEYEESEQFVDLAEEPKPYEGTFPGGRITVAFVDGVRRTEYALYLIDDNGSSYEGAFASLGAGAIIVELGKLNSVRESMIYPIIKRYLVVKGIFEDMQYQGVFEMRTTQDDVSKEINRVMREELEVSVARKVAKELKPTLLICDGTLSNRLRGTLCVGYVKTIKKLFIRREDAYMLNELRCGQRTPIIKVHYQRGQEEKEKVEKYTWYVKLTEGEGIGSLARLEVFEKVGLEITKHIADLTAGILPRLVSSTFQDRRSPQNLLPIKSLENFLRRHLGSYSIVRREIEKLIYA, encoded by the coding sequence TTGTTTTTGGTTTGTGAGGGAATAGGTGTGTGGGGTAAGTATAAGATAGCCCTAAGACCTTGGGAGATTCCAGATGTGAGCCTTTTGGAATACGAAGAATCAGAGCAATTTGTAGATTTGGCTGAAGAACCAAAACCCTACGAAGGGACATTTCCCGGTGGGCGCATAACCGTTGCTTTCGTAGATGGGGTGAGAAGGACAGAGTATGCCTTATACCTGATAGATGATAACGGTTCAAGTTATGAAGGTGCTTTTGCATCTCTTGGCGCTGGAGCTATAATAGTTGAACTTGGAAAGCTCAACTCAGTAAGAGAATCTATGATTTATCCCATAATAAAAAGGTACTTGGTTGTGAAAGGAATATTTGAAGATATGCAGTATCAAGGTGTATTTGAAATGCGCACAACTCAGGATGATGTTTCCAAAGAGATCAATAGGGTAATGAGGGAGGAGCTTGAAGTCAGTGTGGCAAGGAAGGTAGCAAAAGAATTAAAACCCACACTTTTGATATGCGATGGAACACTGAGCAATAGGTTGAGAGGAACATTATGTGTAGGCTACGTAAAGACCATAAAAAAGCTCTTTATAAGAAGGGAAGATGCATATATGTTAAATGAGCTAAGATGTGGGCAGAGGACACCTATAATAAAAGTTCATTATCAGCGTGGACAGGAAGAGAAAGAGAAAGTTGAAAAATACACGTGGTACGTTAAGCTCACGGAAGGTGAAGGGATAGGATCTCTTGCGAGACTGGAGGTCTTTGAAAAAGTAGGTTTGGAAATTACTAAGCATATCGCGGACTTAACGGCAGGTATTCTCCCCAGACTTGTAAGCAGCACCTTTCAAGACAGGAGATCCCCACAAAACCTTCTTCCTATAAAAAGCCTTGAGAATTTTCTGAGGAGGCATTTGGGGTCTTACTCCATAGTTAGAAGGGAGATAGAAAAACTCATTTATGCTTAA